In Pseudoliparis swirei isolate HS2019 ecotype Mariana Trench chromosome 11, NWPU_hadal_v1, whole genome shotgun sequence, a genomic segment contains:
- the LOC130201380 gene encoding zinc finger protein DPF3-like isoform X2 produces the protein MERHHRSPGVAAGQMYTYPARCWRKKRRLHNATDTRLGIYGLQLNSGLIAKDTLPTQGTTLEALLRGESLDKRNNSKNDEESLLEIQRVLEADAAEDAFHDDDDDYEVNTPKKRHRGKGRGRGSGRKKADVDEDKPYVCDNRYKQKQNSKSSASVCAKRYRNRTGLSYHYTHSHLAEDGRAGERSSVASKAPSAQQMDRHKRPKGPGGTSIPNNYCHKCQGSLKKTGKSGSPYSTCQCKTDRTDEKEDGTFTGAEELFGTTSESDTSTFHGFEEDELEEPAANSNGISNRQRERAI, from the exons ATGGAACGACATCACCGCAGCCCCG GGGTCGCAGCCGGGCAGATGTACACCTACCCCGCCCGCTGCTGGAGGAAGAAAAGACGGCTGCACAACGCCACGGATACGCGCCTGGGCATCTACGGTCTCCAGCTCA ACAGCGGCCTCATAGCCAAGGACACCTTGCCCACCCAAGGCACCACGCTGGAGGCGCTGCTGCGAGGAGAGAGTCTGGACAAGAGGAACAACTCCAAGAACGACGAGGAGAGCCTGCTGGAGATCCAG AGGGTTCTGGAGGCAGACGCAGCAGAAGATGCTTTccacgatgatgatgacgactaTGAGGTGAACACTCCCAAGAAGAGACATCGGGGCAAAGGAAGA GGTCGGGGTTCAGGCCGCAAGAAGGCCGATGTGGATGAAGACAAGCCATATGTCTGTGACA ACAGATACAAACAAAAGCAGAACTCCAAATCTTCGGCTTCAG TCTGTGCGAAGCGCTACAGGAACCGCACGGGGCTAAGCTACCACTACACCCATTCCCACCTCGCAGAGGATGGCCGAGCGGGGGAGAGAAGCTCGGTGGCGTCGAAAGCGCCCTCTGCACAGCAGATGGACAGACACAAGC GTCCGAAGGGTCCAGGTGGGACCAGTATTCCCAACAACTACTGTCATAAATGCCAGGGCTCACTCAAGAAAACGGGTAAATCTGGGTCTCCCTACTCAACCTGCCAATGCAAAA CTGACCGCACAGACGAGAAGGAGGACGGGACTTTCACTGGAGCGGAGGAGCTGTTCGGCACCACCTCGGAGAGCGACACCTCCACCTTCCACGGCTTCGAGGAAGACGAGCTGGAAGAGCCCGCCGCAAACAGCAACGGAATATCCAAccgacaaagagagagagccaTTTAG
- the LOC130201380 gene encoding zinc finger protein DPF3-like isoform X1: MAAVIQNPLKALGDQFYKDAIEQCHSYNARLCAERSVRLPFLDSQTGVAQNNCYIWMERHHRSPGVAAGQMYTYPARCWRKKRRLHNATDTRLGIYGLQLNSGLIAKDTLPTQGTTLEALLRGESLDKRNNSKNDEESLLEIQRVLEADAAEDAFHDDDDDYEVNTPKKRHRGKGRGRGSGRKKADVDEDKPYVCDNRYKQKQNSKSSASVCAKRYRNRTGLSYHYTHSHLAEDGRAGERSSVASKAPSAQQMDRHKRPKGPGGTSIPNNYCHKCQGSLKKTGKSGSPYSTCQCKTDRTDEKEDGTFTGAEELFGTTSESDTSTFHGFEEDELEEPAANSNGISNRQRERAI; encoded by the exons ATTGGGTGACCAGTTCTACAAGGACGCCATTGAGCAGTGCCACAGTTACAATGCTCGCCTGTGTGCTGAACGCAGCGTCCGCCTGCCATTCCTGGACTCGCAAACCGGCGTGGCCCAAAACAACTGTTACATCTGGATGGAACGACATCACCGCAGCCCCG GGGTCGCAGCCGGGCAGATGTACACCTACCCCGCCCGCTGCTGGAGGAAGAAAAGACGGCTGCACAACGCCACGGATACGCGCCTGGGCATCTACGGTCTCCAGCTCA ACAGCGGCCTCATAGCCAAGGACACCTTGCCCACCCAAGGCACCACGCTGGAGGCGCTGCTGCGAGGAGAGAGTCTGGACAAGAGGAACAACTCCAAGAACGACGAGGAGAGCCTGCTGGAGATCCAG AGGGTTCTGGAGGCAGACGCAGCAGAAGATGCTTTccacgatgatgatgacgactaTGAGGTGAACACTCCCAAGAAGAGACATCGGGGCAAAGGAAGA GGTCGGGGTTCAGGCCGCAAGAAGGCCGATGTGGATGAAGACAAGCCATATGTCTGTGACA ACAGATACAAACAAAAGCAGAACTCCAAATCTTCGGCTTCAG TCTGTGCGAAGCGCTACAGGAACCGCACGGGGCTAAGCTACCACTACACCCATTCCCACCTCGCAGAGGATGGCCGAGCGGGGGAGAGAAGCTCGGTGGCGTCGAAAGCGCCCTCTGCACAGCAGATGGACAGACACAAGC GTCCGAAGGGTCCAGGTGGGACCAGTATTCCCAACAACTACTGTCATAAATGCCAGGGCTCACTCAAGAAAACGGGTAAATCTGGGTCTCCCTACTCAACCTGCCAATGCAAAA CTGACCGCACAGACGAGAAGGAGGACGGGACTTTCACTGGAGCGGAGGAGCTGTTCGGCACCACCTCGGAGAGCGACACCTCCACCTTCCACGGCTTCGAGGAAGACGAGCTGGAAGAGCCCGCCGCAAACAGCAACGGAATATCCAAccgacaaagagagagagccaTTTAG